Proteins encoded in a region of the Anopheles bellator unplaced genomic scaffold, idAnoBellAS_SP24_06.2 scaffold01611_ctg1, whole genome shotgun sequence genome:
- the LOC131214621 gene encoding UDP-glucosyltransferase 2-like, whose product MAYRSVWILLAAVAVSQAENILFMSGVPSPSHYIWLRPLMNEMGKRGHNVTVISADVEKKPPANLTYIHLENFYSTMYNTSMRQKLDFFAMANDSPTKMLSFFDEFGLDLCEAAIKSEGLHSLLAYPQDFKFDLFVSDYMIGPCISSIILHRFKGVPYIPSSPYNAPSTAAAVLGAYSYSGLVPNHVFDAPESMSFVQRVKNLYYDLYEMTLHEIFLHPEADRIFHKLYPSAPSTRTYYKNVKLSFINVNPIIQYKEPMMPNMIPVGGMQIQPAKPLPADLLKVVEGAKNGFILFSLGSNARSDLLGPERITNILTAMGRLSQYQFLWKFESDEAKLPMKVPKNVYIRAWMPQNDLLAHPNIKLFITHSGLLSTHEAIWNSVPIIGFPVFADQFRNINYCVDAGIGKRLSIHSFQANELVTAVREILGGNQYAARMKQVSRLFRDQPETPLQRAVWWCEWVLRNPDADLLQSPAVYMSWFRKYSYDVITFVLATVLILAIVAWKAVVALSKMQIMSNGKSKSE is encoded by the exons ATGGCTTACCGATCGGTCTGGATTTTGCTGGCTGCAGTCGCCGTTTCCCAGGCGGAAAATATTCTCTTCATGTCTGGCGTTCCTTCCCCGAGTCATTACATATG GCTTCGACCACTGATGAACGAGATGGGAAAACGAGGCCACAACGTGACGGTGATCAGTGCGGATGTGGAGAAGAAACCGCCAGCGAACTTGACCTACATTCATCTGGAGAACTTCTACAGCACCATGTACAATACCTCGATGCGACAGAAGTTGGACTTTTTCGCTATGGCCAACGACAGCCCGACTAAAATGTTAAGTTTTTTTGATGAGTTCGGTTTGGACCTCTGTGAAGCAGCCATCAAGTCTGAAGGGCTGCACTCGCTTCTGGCCTATCCGCAGGACTTTaagttcgatttgtttgtgagTGATTATATGATCGGTCCGTGCATTTCCTCGATCATTTTGCACCGCTTCAAGGGTGTTCCATATatcccgtcgtcgccgtatAATGCTCCGTCGACAGCTGCGGCAGTGCTCGGTGCCTATTCTTACTCCGGGCTAGTTCCAAACCATGTCTTCGatgcaccggaatcgatgaGTTTTGTACAGCGAGTGAAGAATCTTTACTACGATTTGTATGAAATGACACTGCACGAGATCTTTCTCCACCCGGAAGCGGAccgaattttccacaaactctATCCGAGCGCCCCGAGCACCAGGACTTATTACAAAAACGTGAAACTGTCCTTCATCAACGTCAATCCGATTATCCAGTACAAGGAACCGATGATGCCGAATATGATACCGGTCGGTGGAATGCAAATTCAGCCAGCGAAGCCACTGCCAGCGGATCTCCTCAAAGTGGTCGAAGGAGCCAAAAATGGATTCATTCTCTTCTCGCTCGGCAGCAATGCCCGTAGCGATCTGCTGGGTCCCGAGCGCATTACCAACATTCTTACCGCGATGGGGCGACTCTCCCAGTATCAGTTCCTGTGGAAGTTTGAATCCGACGAGGCCAAGCTACCGATGAAGGTGCCCAAAAATGTGTACATTCGTGCCTGGATGCCACAGAACGATTTACTGGCCCATCCCAACATTAAGCTGTTCATCACGCACAGCGGACTATTGAGCACCCACGAGGCGATCTGGAACAGCGTGCCGATCATCGGATTCCCCGTTTTTGCCGACCAGTTTCGGAACATCAACTACTGCGTTGATGCCGGTATCGGTAAGCGACTTTCGATACACAGCTTCCAGGCCAACGAGCTGGTGACCGCCGTCAGAGAGATTTTGGGAGGAAACCAGTACGCCGCAAGGATGAAGCAAGTGTCGCGCCTGTTCCGAGACCAACCGGAGACGCCACTGCAGAGGGCAGTTTGGTGGTGCGAATGGGTGCTACGGAACCCGGACGCTGACCTACTCCAATCGCCTGCCGTCTACATGAGCTGGTTCCGGAAGTACTCTTACGATGTCATAACGTTTGTGCTGGCCACAGTTCTGATTCTAGCGATAGTTGCCTGGAAGGCCGTTGTGGCGTTGAGCAAAATGCAGATTATGTCGAATGGCAAGTCGAAAAGCGAGTGA